In Alicyclobacillus macrosporangiidus CPP55, a single window of DNA contains:
- a CDS encoding SDR family oxidoreductase produces MKLENKVAVITGAGSGMGRAMAKLFAAEGAKVVLADIAQPALDAVVSEIREAGGTAVGVVANVAKEEDVQNMIDTAVNQFGGLDILVNNAGIMDKMTAAADVTDELWERVFAVNVTGPMRAIRRALPIMMKQGGGKIINTASVGGLYGSRAGAAYTASKHAVVGLTKNVAFQYAKFGIRCNAIAPGGVATNIMADAPNLDPSYLGVERAMAGMNLNPRVGQPEEIARVALFLASDDSSFVNGVVLVADAGWTAY; encoded by the coding sequence ATGAAACTGGAGAACAAGGTCGCGGTCATAACGGGTGCGGGCTCAGGAATGGGACGAGCCATGGCGAAATTGTTCGCTGCCGAAGGAGCAAAGGTGGTTCTGGCAGATATTGCCCAGCCGGCTTTGGATGCTGTCGTTTCCGAAATTCGTGAGGCCGGCGGGACGGCGGTTGGTGTGGTGGCCAACGTCGCAAAAGAAGAGGACGTTCAAAACATGATTGATACGGCGGTCAACCAGTTCGGCGGTCTCGATATTCTGGTCAACAACGCTGGCATCATGGACAAGATGACGGCGGCGGCGGATGTGACGGATGAGTTGTGGGAGCGCGTGTTTGCGGTGAACGTGACGGGGCCAATGCGTGCCATCCGGCGTGCGCTTCCCATCATGATGAAACAGGGCGGCGGCAAGATCATCAACACGGCATCCGTCGGCGGGTTGTACGGCTCGCGGGCCGGCGCTGCCTATACGGCTTCCAAACACGCCGTCGTCGGGTTGACGAAGAACGTCGCGTTCCAGTACGCCAAATTCGGCATTCGCTGCAATGCCATCGCCCCGGGGGGTGTGGCGACCAACATCATGGCCGATGCGCCGAACTTGGATCCATCGTATCTCGGCGTGGAGCGGGCCATGGCGGGCATGAATCTGAATCCGCGCGTAGGACAGCCGGAAGAGATTGCGCGGGTGGCGCTCTTCCTGGCCTCGGATGATTCCAGTTTTGTGAACGGCGTCGTCCTCGTGGCCGACGCGGGGTGGACGGCGTATTGA
- a CDS encoding RNA polymerase sigma factor, producing the protein MTSDEFRTLYEEHFEAVAAFVYHCMGGGGHAWNDLDDIVQRVFIKVAQNYGRFRGQSSVRTWILAIARNEIASFHRARRHIRQEFPSGDTPLEGVAMAESAEDEAIHRDERMRLRALVWALPMPMRAVVVLMVYHGLTSAEAGQVMGWSAARVRVTYHRALRRLRKQVETAGQVDMQIAGQVEVDAGAQQG; encoded by the coding sequence ATGACGAGCGACGAATTCCGGACCCTGTACGAGGAGCACTTCGAGGCGGTTGCGGCATTCGTGTACCACTGCATGGGCGGAGGCGGGCACGCGTGGAACGACCTGGACGACATCGTCCAGCGCGTGTTCATCAAGGTGGCCCAAAACTACGGCCGGTTTCGCGGACAAAGTTCTGTGAGGACGTGGATTTTGGCGATCGCGCGCAATGAGATCGCCAGCTTTCACCGGGCCCGCCGACACATTCGTCAGGAGTTTCCATCGGGAGATACACCACTGGAAGGAGTGGCCATGGCGGAGTCCGCCGAGGACGAGGCCATCCATCGCGACGAGCGGATGCGGCTGCGCGCCCTGGTGTGGGCCCTCCCGATGCCGATGCGGGCAGTCGTGGTCCTGATGGTTTACCATGGGCTCACGTCTGCGGAGGCGGGACAGGTGATGGGGTGGTCTGCCGCGCGCGTGCGCGTCACCTACCATCGGGCGCTGCGGCGATTGCGAAAGCAGGTGGAGACAGCTGGCCAAGTCGACATGCAGATAGCGGGTCAAGTCGAGGTGGACGCGGGGGCTCAACAGGGCTAG